A genomic stretch from Puntigrus tetrazona isolate hp1 unplaced genomic scaffold, ASM1883169v1 S000000006, whole genome shotgun sequence includes:
- the LOC122332219 gene encoding transmembrane protein 229B-like has translation MESRTLLVRRQGPKSDDTDGSGQITTTPLSPLARLYIYALHGCLCEVAFTAAWDWYYTRDHRLAGHTSLWALLIYSSAIFVMESLSARLKQKHRPLPVRLTVYTLFIYLWEFSWGFLLRLFGACPWDYSEFRYNFIGLVTLEYAAPWALAALIAEKHVIGNTLKIRLDKQSK, from the exons ATGGAGTCTAGAACGTTACTGGTGAGAAGGCAGGGCCCTAAGAGTGATG ACACTGACGGCTCTGGTCAAATCACAACCACACCCCTCTCACCTCTCGCCCGACTGTACATTTACGCCCTGCACGGGTGTCTCTGTGAGGTGGCGTTCACCGCAGCTTGGGATTGGTATTACACCCGTGACCACAGACTCGCAGGCCACACAAGCCTATGGGCACTTCTTATTTACAGCTCTGCCATTTTCGTCATGGAGAGCCTAAGCGCGAGGCTGAAGCAGAAACACCGCCCCCTACCAGTCAGACTGACTGTTTACACTCTCTTTATCTATCTGTGGGAGTTCAGCTGGGGCTTTCTGCTCAGGCTGTTCGGGGCCTGTCCTTGGGACTATTCAGAATTCAGGTATAACTTCATAGGGCTGGTGACGCTCGAATATGCCGCTCCATGGGCGTTGGCGGCACTTATAGCTGAAAAACACGTTATCGGGAACACTTTGAAGATACGACTAGATAAGCAGTCAAAATAA
- the LOC122332217 gene encoding LOW QUALITY PROTEIN: 3-hydroxyanthranilate 3,4-dioxygenase-like (The sequence of the model RefSeq protein was modified relative to this genomic sequence to represent the inferred CDS: inserted 2 bases in 1 codon), translated as MTNQSLHVNIDKWIAENESSFLPPVCNKLMFFYQLNIMYVGGPNVRKDYHIEEGEELFYQVRDMVLKVIENGKHKDIHIREGEMFLLPARIPHSPQRYANTVGLVVERRRLRSETDGLRYFVDNSTDVLFERWFYCENLGTQLVPVIKEFMDSKQNKTGKPDPAEPIKPTPYPLNAMKVMEPFCFREWVXKAEARLTRGQPVDMFGAQFETETFLFGAGTSGTSRRKTDGWIWQLEGSSSIFMNGKEYNLSIGDCLLIFGETEYQWKRSQDCVALYVAQDPERKRPF; from the exons ATGACCAACCAGTCTCTTCATGTCAACATTGACAAGTGGATTGCTGAAAATGAGAGTTCGTTTCTACCACCTGTATGCAACAAATTAAT GTTCTTTTATCAGCTGAATATTATGTATGTTGGTGGTCCAAATGTAAGGAAGGATTATCACATTGAGGAAGGAGAAGAG CTCTTTTACCAGGTCAGGGACATGGTTTTAAAAGTGATAGAGAACGGCAAGCATAAAGACATACACATTCGTGAAGGAGAG ATGTTCCTTCTTCCTGCACGGATTCCCCATTCTCCTCAGAGATACGCAAACACAGTAGGATTGGTGGTGGAGAGAAGGAGGCTTCGCTCAGAGACAGATGGCCTCAG GTATTTTGTGGATAATAGTACGGATGTCTTGTTTGAACGTTGGTTCTATTGTGAGAACCTGGGAACCCAACTTGTTCCCGTCATCAAAGA GTTTATGGATtccaaacagaataaaacaggaAAGCCTGATCCAG CTGAACCCATCAAGCCAACCCCATACCCACTCAACGCAATGAAGGTGATGGAACCGTTCTGCTTCAGAGAGTGGGT GAAAGCAGAAGCCCGCCTGACCAGGGGTCAGCCGGTGGATATGTTCGGAGCACAGTTTGAGACTGAG ACGTTTCTCTTTGGTGCCGGGACATCCGGAACATCTAGGAGAAAAACTGATGGCTGGATCTGGCAACTG GAGGGGTCCTCCAGCATCTTCATGAATGGCAAGGAGTACAACCTGTCCATAGGAGATTGTCTTCTTATATTTGGAGAGACAGA GTATCAGTGGAAACGATCACAAGATTGTGTCGCTTTGTATGTTGCCCAAGACCCAGAAAGGAAAAGACCCTTCTGA